A stretch of the Lolium perenne isolate Kyuss_39 chromosome 3, Kyuss_2.0, whole genome shotgun sequence genome encodes the following:
- the LOC127345530 gene encoding 2-dehydro-3-deoxyphosphooctonate aldolase has translation MPPVPLSSYPIAPRSLPQVHTDPTPPTHRAIPPPRAPRRRSRLEGGNGMDASSVALYGQLKAAQPFFLLAGPNVIESEEHVMKMAKHIKAITTKLGVPLVFKSSFDKANRTSSKSFRGPGLEEGLKILEKVKMAYDLPVVTDVHESWQCEAVGRVADIIQIPAFLCRQTDLLVAAAKTGKIINIKKGQFCAPSVMANSAEKIRLAGNQNVMVCERGTMFGYNDLIVDPRNFEWLREANCPVVADVTHALQQPAGKKLDGGGVASGGLRELIPCIARTSVAVGVDGIFMEVHDDPVNSPCDGPTQWPLRNLEELLEELIAIARVTKGKKQFNIDLTPFKE, from the exons ATGCCGCCCGTCCCTCTTTCCTCATATCCCATAGCGCCCCGCTCCCTCCCACAAGTACACACCGATCCCACTCCTCCTACCCACAGAGCAATTCCTCCTCCGCGTGCTCCACGCCGACGATCTCGTCTCGAGGGCGGAAACGGAATGGACGCCTCGTCGGTGGCGCTGTACGGCCAGCTCAAG GCTGCTCAGCCATTCTTCCTGTTAGCCGGGCCCAATGTGATTGAATCAGAGGAGCATGTGATGAAGATGGCCAAGCACATCAAAGCCATCACAACTAA ACTTGGGGTGCCTCTTGTGTTCAAATCCAGCTTTGATAAAGCAAACCGTACATCATCGAAATCCTTCCGTGGCCCTGGTCTGGAAGAAGGCCTGAAG ATCCTTGAAAAGGTGAAGATGGCGTATGACCTTCCAGTGGTCACTGACGTGCATGAAAGCTGGCAG TGTGAAGCTGTTGGAAGAGTTGCTGATATTATACAGATCCCAGCTTTCCTCTGTCGCCAG ACTGACCTTCTAGTGGCTGCCGCTAAGACTGGGAAAATTATCAATATCAAGAAAGGACAATTCTGTGCTCCTTCA GTTATGGCGAACTCTGCCGAGAAAATTAGACTGGCTGGAAATCAAAATGTGATGGTCTGTGAGCGTGGCACCATGTTTGGCTACA ATGATCTAATTGTTGACCCAAGGAACTTTGAGTGGCTGAGGGAAGCAAATTGCCCGGTT GTAGCTGATGTAACACACGCTCTACAACAACCAGCTGGGAAAAAG CTTGATGGTGGTGGGGTTGCAAGTGGGGGCTTACGAGAACTTATACCATGCATCGCAAGGACTTCTGTTGCAGTTGGTGTTGATGGTATTTTCATGGAG GTACACGATGATCCTGTGAATTCACCATGCGACGGGCCAACTCAATGG CCATTGCGCAATCTCGAGGAGCTACTGGAGGAACTGATTGCGATTGCT CGAGTCACCAAGGGAAAGAAGCAGTTCAATATCGATCTAACTCCATTCAAGGAATGA
- the LOC139829914 gene encoding glutathione S-transferase 3-like, producing the protein MAPIKLYGMALSPNVIRAAAVLNEMGLDFEIVPVDLRTGAHKHPDFLALNPFGQIPALQDGDEVLYESRAINRYIATKYKSQGPDLVPTPSAKLETWLEVESHHFYPAVSPLVFQLLIKPMLGGAPDAEVVDKNAADLAKVLDVYEAHLAKGNKYLAGDAYTLADANHLSYMFLLTKTAKAELVASRPHVKAWWDDISARPAWLKTVAAIPLPPSA; encoded by the exons ATGGCGCCGATCAAGCTGTACGGCATGGCGCTGTCGCCCAACGTGATTCGCGCGGCGGCTGTGCTCAACGAGATGGGCCTCGACTTCGAGATCGTCCCCGTCGACCTCCGCACCGGCGCACACAAGCACCCCGACTTCCTCGCCCTCAAC CCTTTCGGCCAGATCCCCGCGCTGCAGGACGGAGACGAAGTTCTCTACG AATCCCGCGCCATCAACCGGTACATCGCCACCAAGTACAAGTCGCAGGGGCCGGACCTCGTCCCGACGCCGTCGGCGAAGCTGGAGACGTGGCTGGAAGTCGAGTCGCACCACTTCTACCCGGCCGTCTCCCCGCTGGTCTTCCAGCTCCTCATCAAGCCCATGCTCGGCGGCGCCCCTGACGCGGAGGTGGTCGACAAGAACGCCGCCGACCTCGCCAAGGTGCTCGACGTCTACGAGGCCCACCTCGCCAAGGGCAACAAGTACCTCGCCGGCGACGCCTACACGCTCGCCGACGCCAACCACCTGAGCTACATGTTCTTGCTCACCAAAACGGCCAAGGCGGAGCTTGTAGCGTCCAGGCCCCATGTCAAGGCGTGGTGGGATGATATTTCTGCCCGCCCAGCGTGGCTCAAGACCGTCGCCGCCATCCCGCTCCCACCTAGCGCTTGA